The Ovis aries strain OAR_USU_Benz2616 breed Rambouillet chromosome 6, ARS-UI_Ramb_v3.0, whole genome shotgun sequence genome includes a window with the following:
- the C6H4orf19 gene encoding uncharacterized protein C4orf19 homolog yields the protein MGCRCCKMIQSYLFDPVHVPSPGYVNEVNSCKLDEEDTLKLKDKQSSEILVHKGDPPSEGCKRTASGSGTASPQEPCGPPRGPRLLGDAVEGPWAEKTSGAVNGVGPAAVLQLSGEPGPPQGARDSWASAANKGHPTQPFLEGGSARELDCMQLASGETQVIGNAGSGAPSTAGLAAWEVPAHVLQTPTPDYPPLCGSAEDNADHVDHQEKDHLFKIHSEKEPQEGAHPPAGECGLNMPFSAKRSWDSLNEAVTTEIPSVYFDKDDPAQDVPVVDSRNGWEEAPGSPGDRSWETADEDAEVAEALAALEAATAGEDVDEAE from the coding sequence CTATCTCTTCGATCCAGTTCACGTGCCCTCCCCTGGTTACGTTAACGAAGTGAACAGCTGCAAGTTAGATGAAGAGGACACTCTTAAATTGAAAGACAAACAGAGCAGCGAAATCCTGGTGCACAAGGGTGACCCTCCTAGTGAGGGCTGCAAGAGGACTGCAAGCGGGAGCGGAACAGCCTCTCCACAGGAGCCCTGCGGGCCGCCCCGAGGACCACGCCTCTTGGGGGATGCTGTGGAGGGACCCTGGGCCGAGAAGACTAGCGGGGCCGTCAATGGCGTCGGCCCCGCTGCTGTTCTGCAGCTCAGTGGTGAGCCGGGGCCCCCTCAGGGAGCCAGAGACTCCTGGGCCAGTGCTGCAAACAAAGGTCACCCGACTCAGCCCTTCCTTGAAGGAGGGAGTGCCAGAGAGCTGGACTGCATGCAGCTGGCCTCGGGAGAGACGCAGGTCATCGGGAACGCGGGCTCTGGCGCGCCATCCACGGCCGGGCTtgccgcctgggaagtcccagcccATGTCCTCCAGACACCCACCCCGGACTACCCTCCGCTTTGCGGCTCAGCTGAAGACAACGCTGATCACGTTGATCACCAAGAGAAGGACCATCTTTTCAAGATCCACTCTGAGAAGGAGCCCCAGGAGGGTGCTCACCCGCCGGCAGGGGAGTGTGGTTTGAATATGCCCTTCTCTGCAAAGAGAAGCTGGGATTCATTAAACGAGGCCGTGACAACTGAAATCCCAAGTGTCTACTTTGACAAAGACGATCCTGCTCAGGACGTGCCTGTGGTCGATTCCAGAAACGGGTGGGAGGAGGCCCCTGGCTCCCCCGGAGACCGGAGCTGGGAGACGGCGGATGAGGATGCGGAGGTGGCCGAAGCCCTCGCGGCCTTAGAAGCAGCTACTGCGGGAGAAGATGTAGATGAGGCCGAGTAG